From Cucumis melo cultivar AY chromosome 1, USDA_Cmelo_AY_1.0, whole genome shotgun sequence, a single genomic window includes:
- the LOC103495602 gene encoding L-ascorbate oxidase homolog produces the protein MSENSFLYSLTSLFLVLSFSCIYGEDPYRFFTWNITYGDIWPLGVKQQGILINGQFPGPQIEAVTNENLIINVFNSLDEPFLISWNGIQQRRNSWQDGVYGTNCPIPPGQNFTYVLQVKDQIGSYFYFPSLALHKAAGGFGGFKIQSRSIIPIPFPTPAGEFTVLAGDWYSKNHTDLRAILDGGSDLPSPDGLLINGRGLNGNTFTVEQGKTYRLRISNVGLTTAINFRIQGHKMLLVEVEGTHTLQNTYESIDVHLGQSYSVLVTADQPPQDYYIVVSTRFTSQILTTTSILHYSNSAASVSGPPPGGPTIQIDWSLEQARSLRRNLTANGPRPNPQGSYHYGLINVTHTIRLQSTAPIINGKQRYAVNSVSFIPADTPLKLADYFKISGVFSLGSIPDYPTGSGAYLQTSVMAADFRGYAEVVFENPEDVVQSWHVDGHNFFVVGMDGGQWTPANRLTYNLRDTISRCTVQVYPKSWTAVYMPLDNVGMWNIRSENWARQYLGQQLYLRVYSPVNSWRDEYPIPSNALKCGRAIGLNPPSL, from the exons ATGAGTGAAAATAGTTTCTTATATTCACTCACTTCCTTGTTCTTGGTTTTGAGCTTCAGCTGCATCTATGGTGAAGACCCATATAGGTTTTTTACTTGGAATATCACATATGGAGACATTTGGCCTCTTGGAGTAAAGCAACAG GGTATTTTGATTAATGGGCAATTTCCAGGGCCACAAATTGAGGCAGTTACGAACGAGAATTTGATCATCAATGTGTTTAATAGTTTGGATGAGCCTTTCCTGATCTCCTg GAATGGGATTCAACAAAGAAGGAACTCTTGGCAGGATGGAGTTTATGGCACAAATTGCCCCATCCCACCAGGACAGAATTTCACTTATGTCTTGCAAGTTAAAGATCAGATCGGTAGCTACTTTTACTTCCCCTCTTTGGCCTTGCACAAGGCCGCTGGTGGCTTCGGTGGCTTCAAAATTCAAAGCCGCTCTATAATTCCTATACCCTTTCCTACTCCTGCCGGAGAATTTACTGTTCTTGCTGGTGATTGGTACTCTAAAAACCACACT GATTTGAGAGCCATTTTAGATGGTGGTAGTGATCTTCCTTCCCCTGATGGGCTTCTCATCAATGGTCGTGGTTTAAATGGGAACACATTTACTGTTGAACAAG GCAAGACTTACAGGTTACGGATATCAAATGTGGGGCTTACAACTGCTATTAATTTCAGAATACAAGGCCACAAAATGCTTCTGGTTGAGGTTGAAGGAACTCATACCCTTCAGAATACTTATGAATCCATTGATGTTCATCTGGGGCAATCCTACTCTGTCTTGGTCACTGCTGATCAGCCACCACAAGATTACTACATTGTTGTCTCTACACGTTTTACCTCCCAAATTCTCACAACCACCTCCATTCTTCATTACAGCAACTCAGCAGCTAGTGTATCTGGTCCTCCTCCTGGTGGACCGACAATTCAAATTGATTGGTCACTTGAACAAGCTCGATCTCTCAG GCGTAATCTGACTGCAAACGGCCCGAGACCAAATCCTCAAGGTTCTTACCATTATGGATTAATCAATGTTACCCATACAATAAGGCTTCAAAGCACTGCTCCAATCATTAATGGCAAGCAGAGATATGCTGTCAATAGTGTGTCTTTTATTCCAGCTGATACTCCTCTCAAACTTGCTGACTATTTCAAGATCTCTGGTGTTTTCTCTcttggaagtatccctgattaCCCCACCGGTAGTGGTGCTTACCTTCAAACTTCTGTCATGGCTGCTGACTTTAGAGGCTATGCTGAAGTTGTATTTGAGAATCCTGAAGATGTTGTACAGTCATGGCACGTTGATGGACACAATTTCTTCGTCGTGGG GATGGATGGAGGACAATGGACACCTGCCAACAGATTGACTTACAATTTAAGAGACACGATCTCTCGATGTACTGTTCAG GTGTATCCAAAGTCCTGGACTGCAGTTTACATGCCTTTAGACAATGTGGGGATGTGGAACATAAGGTCTGAGAATTGGGCTCGCCAGTACTTGGGTCAACAACTATATCTTCGTGTGTATTCACCCGTGAATTCATGGCGAGACGAATATCCAATCCCAAGCAATGCTCTTAAATGTGGTCGAGCAATTGGTCTCAACCCTCCGTCTCTATAA
- the LOC107991344 gene encoding glycine-rich cell wall structural protein 1-like: MGGSQKWFSLGLLTLCIVLHLSAIVLGDDKLNKNGFRDDDDCRWGRRCGGRFGGRGPRFGRGGGFGGGRGGGFGGGRGGGLGGGRGGGLGGGRGGGLGGGSGGGFGGGGGVGGGAGGGVGGGGGFGGGGGGGLGGGSGHGGGFGAGGGVGGGAGGGVGGGGGFGGGGGGGVGGGSGHGGGFGAGGGVGGGVGGGAGGGGGGGGGGGGGIGGGHGGGFGAGGGVGGGVGGGAGGGGGGGGGGGGGIGGGSGHGGGFGAGGGIGGGVGGGAGGGGGGGGGGGGGGGGGLGGGSGHGGGFGAGGGIGGGAGGGLGGGAGGGRGGHGGGIGIGIGIGVGIGSGSGHGVGVGSGSGGGGGGH, from the coding sequence ATGGGTGGCTCTCAAAAATGGTTTTCTTTGGGTCTTCTTACCCTCTGCATTGTGCTCCATTTGAGTGCTATTGTTTTGGGAGATGACAAGCTTAATAAGAATGGGTTTAGGGATGATGACGACTGTCGTTGGGGCAGGCGTTGCGGTGGCAGATTTGGAGGACGTGGACCACGCTTCGGTAGGGGAGGTGGTTTTGGTGGGGGTAGAGGTGGTGGATTTGGTGGTGGTAGGGGTGGAGGACTTGGTGGTGGTAGGGGTGGAGGACTTGGTGGTGGTAGGGGTGGAGGACTTGGTGGTGGATCGGGTGGAGGGTTTGGAGGTGGTGGTGGAGTAGGTGGTGGTGCTGGAGGTGGTGTTGGTGGTGGTGGCGGATTTGGAGGTGGTGGAGGAGGAGGATTGGGAGGTGGTTCGGGACATGGTGGAGGATTTGGAGCTGGAGGTGGCGTTGGAGGTGGTGCGGGAGGAGGAGTTGGGGGTGGAGGTGGATTTGGTGGAGGTGGCGGTGGTGGCGTTGGTGGTGGATCAGGTCATGGTGGAGGTTTTGGAGCTGGAGGAGGTGTTGGTGGTGGTGTTGGTGGAGGCGCTGGAGGTGGAGGCGGCGGAGggggtggtggtggtggtggcaTTGGTGGTGGACATGGCGGGGGATTTGGAGCTGGTGGAGGTGTTGGTGGAGGAGTTGGAGGTGGTGCAGGAGGAGGAGGTGGTGGAGGCGGTGGAGGTGGCGGCGGCATTGGTGGTGGGTCAGGCCATGGTGGAGGCTTTGGAGCTGGTGGAGGTATAGGTGGTGGTGTCGGCGGAGGTGCCGGAGGTGGAGGTGGAGGTGGAGGTGGAGGTGGAGGCGGAGGTGGTGGTGGTTTGGGAGGAGGTTCTGGTCATGGAGGTGGATTTGGAGCCGGTGGTGGCATTGGGGGTGGAGCTGGTGGAGGGCTTGGAGGAGGTGCTGGAGGTGGCCGTGGTGGTCACGGTGGAGGAATTGGAATCGGAATAGGGATTGGAGTCGGAATAGGTAGTGGATCTGGTCATGGCGTTGGTGTTGGCTCTGGATCCGGTGGAGGAGGTGGTGGTCATTAA
- the LOC103495604 gene encoding dirigent protein 22-like, giving the protein MAQNYNIPSIFIFCLAASISMTLLLSAEAKKNKYFTIYLQDYASGPNTTFFPIAGLPGSTLNFTDFGTLFVTDDAITAIPNEGAPEIGRAQGIYVVTDKGGKNLLVLLSFVFTGGAYNGSSIEIQGTSRQFELIRELPVIAGSGKFRSARGYIKADNFFFDPQRGYSVIRVNVTLV; this is encoded by the coding sequence ATGGCTCAAAATTACAACATCCcatccatttttattttttgcctTGCAGCCTCCATTTCCATGACCTTGCTTCTTTCAGCTGAAGCTAAAAAAAACAAGTACTTCACCATTTACCTCCAAGACTATGCTTCTGGTCCTAACACCACCTTCTTCCCCATCGCCGGCCTCCCTGGCTCAACACTCAACTTCACCGACTTCGGAACGCTCTTCGTCACTGACGATGCCATAACCGCAATCCCAAATGAGGGTGCCCCAGAAATTGGTCGAGCTCAGGGGATCTACGTCGTTACGGATAAGGGCGGGAAAAACCTCCTCGTCCTCTTATCCTTCGTGTTTACCGGTGGAGCCTACAACGGGAGCAGCATAGAGATCCAAGGGACAAGTAGACAATTTGAACTAATTAGAGAACTTCCGGTTATTGCTGGGTCAGGTAAATTCCGTTCGGCAAGAGGATATATTAAGGCTGACAATTTTTTCTTCGATCCACAAAGAGGATATTCCGTTATCCGAGTCAATGTTACCTTGGTTTGA
- the LOC103495607 gene encoding S-type anion channel SLAH1-like has product MKMDHQNEDKKPSFFLQLLAKFHAGYFRISMSLCGQALLWKILKQPIQNENSLRRILRLLPNTAFLLLWSLTLFISASLSLIYILRCFFHFKLVKSEFLHRVGVNYLFAPWLSWLLLLQSSPFKSLIPNQILMWVFIIPIVVLDVKIYGQWFTKGKRFLSTVANPSSQLSVIGNLAGARAAAVIGWRESALCLFSLGMAHYLVLFVTLYQRLSGSNTLPAILRPVFFLFFAAPSMASLAWSSINGGFDTFSKMLFFLSVFLFVSLVSRPGLFRKSMRKFSIAWWAYSFPLSVLALACNEYAKEVEATAAHVFALLLALISVLVSLFLMIVTVLRSHLLVPQTPTEISSDSSSAEP; this is encoded by the coding sequence ATGAAAATGGATCATCAAAATGAAGATAAAAAACCATCCTTTTTTCTTCAACTGTTAGCCAAATTTCATGCTGGTTATTTCAGAATTAGCATGTCCCTTTGTGGGCAAGCTTTGTTATGGAAAATCCTCAAACAACCAATTCAAAATGAAAATTCTTTAAGGAGAATCCTTCGTTTGTTACCCAATACAGCTTTCTTGCTGTTATGGTCATTGACTCTGTTCATTTCAGCTTCCCTTTCTTTGATTTACATTTTAAGATGTTTCTTCCATTTCAAATTGGTTAAATCGGAGTTTTTACATAGAGTGGGTGTAAATTATCTGTTTGCACCGTGGCTTTCTTGGCTTCTTTTACTTCAATCTTCACCATTTAAATCTCTAATTCCCAACCAAATTCTCATGTGGGTTTTCATCATTCCAATTGTTGTATTGGATGTCAAAATCTATGGCCAATGGTTCACAAAAGGGAAAAGATTTCTATCAACTGTAGCTAATCCCAGTAGCCAACTTTCTGTGATCGGAAACTTGGCTGGAGCTCGAGCGGCGGCGGTGATCGGGTGGAGAGAAAGTGCACTCTGTTTATTTTCTCTTGGAATGGCACATTATTTGGTACTTTTTGTGACACTTTATCAAAGATTATCAGGAAGTAATACTCTTCCAGCCATTTTGAGGCCAGTGTTCTTCTTGTTCTTTGCAGCTCCAAGTATGGCAAGCTTAGCTTGGAGTTCCATTAATGGAGGATTTGACACATTTTCAAAAATGTTGTTTTTTCTGTCTGTTTTTCTATTTGTGTCACTTGTTTCAAGGCCAGGGCTTTTCAGAAAATCTATGAGGAAGTTCAGTATCGCATGGTGGGCTTATTCTTTTCCTCTATCGGTTCTTGCTTTGGCTTGCAATGAATATGCGAAAGAAGTTGAAGCTACAGCTGCTCATGTTTTTGCTCTGCTTTTGGCTCTTATCTCTGTTTTGGTCTCTCTGTTTTTGATGATTGTTACCGTTTTGAGGAGTCATTTGTTGGTTCCCCAGACTCCGACCGAGATCAGTTCCGACAGTAGTAGTGCCGAGCCATGA
- the LOC103495608 gene encoding mitogen-activated protein kinase kinase kinase 18, whose protein sequence is MAWTRRSPVGNGSSATVYLASTASSGELFAVKSAELLKSDFLKTEQRILSSLSHPSIVGYRGFDVTRENGKLMYNLFMEYADGGTLTDEIFRRGGRIKEATAAFYTREIVRGLEYLHKQGLVHCDIKAKNILIAGDGLKIADFGCSKWVCEAEAVKGGTPMFMAPEVARGEKQGISSDIWALGCTLIEMVTGALPWKTTDDPVSVLYRIGYSGESPEVPSFLSEKGNDFLRKCLRREATERWSASQLLEHPFLGELSSGLEEIKELHSYSESPTSILDQSLWNSLEEESETLLKTEQWDDEDEDDDRIERLATFSGEIKWEFGDENWITIRSYVDGEDEDELNFSRNDLDDLEEEGRIVSEKIQYLELLDKTVSFRVR, encoded by the coding sequence ATGGCCTGGACCCGACGATCCCCCGTCGGCAACGGCTCCTCCGCCACCGTCTACCTCGCCTCCACCGCATCCTCCGGCGAACTATTCGCCGTCAAGTCCGCCGAGCTTCTCAAATCAGACTTCTTGAAAACAGAGCAAAGGATTCTTTCTTCCCTGTCCCACCCTTCAATTGTGGGCTACAGGGGATTCGATGTAACGAGAGAAAATGGGAAGCTAATGTACAATCTCTTCATGGAGTACGCCGACGGTGGTACTCTCACCGATGAAATATTCCGGCGTGGTGGCCGGATTAAGGAGGCAACGGCGGCGTTTTACACTCGTGAAATTGTTAGAGGATTGGAGTACTTGCACAAACAGGGGTTGGTGCATTGTGATATCAAAGCTAAGAACATTTTAATCGCTGGAGATGGGTTGAAGATTGCTGATTTTGGATGCTCCAAATGGGTTTGTGAGGCCGAGGCAGTAAAAGGGGGAACGCCGATGTTCATGGCACCGGAGGTGGCGCGTGGGGAAAAACAGGGGATTTCCTCTGACATATGGGCACTTGGGTGTACATTAATCGAAATGGTCACTGGCGCTCTACCATGGAAAACTACCGACGACCCAGTTTCGGTGTTGTACAGGATCGGATATTCTGGCGAGTCCCCGGAAGTTCCGAGCTTTCTGTCAGAGAAAGGAAATGATTTTTTAAGGAAATGCTTGAGAAGGGAAGCAACCGAACGATGGAGTGCGAGTCAACTTCTTGAACATCCATTTTTGGGGGAATTGAGTTCTGGGTTGGAGGAAATCAAGGAATTACATTCATATTCTGAATCTCCGACGAGTATTTTAGATCAAAGCCTCTGGAATTCTTTGGAAGAAGAATCAGAAACTTTGTTGAAAACAGAGCAATGGGACGACGAGGACGAGGATGATGACAGAATCGAACGACTGGCTACGTTTTCAGGAGAAATTAAGTGGGAATTTGGAGATGAGAATTGGATCACAATCAGAAGCTATGTAGATggtgaagatgaagatgaattaAATTTTAGTAGAAATGATTTAGATGACTTAGAGGAAGAGGGAAGAATAGTTAGTGAGAAAATCCAGTATTTGGAATTGTTAGATAAAACAGTTAGCTTTAGAGTAAGGTAG